The DNA segment ATGATCGCGGCCCCTAGAATATTTCACATTGCCCCCTTGATCTTCCAACCTTTTATAACAACTTGCATAATGTGTTACAACAACTCAACAAACACAATAACAACCGGACTGGGCCACCAACAATGACTGGGCCACTAACAACTAGTCTAGCCCATCATTGGATAAcccaaacaacatattgcaacaTGAATTAAACCCAGTTATATTCATTTTAACAAAAAGCCTCTACCAGCTTTAGCTGGAATGGCAAACAACGAGATAATGGTTGAGTTTTTAATTTGATGCAGAATGTTATATCCCTTAACAAGCAACTGGAGTACTTTAAAGAGTACAAGATTCGTATGGAAAGGCTAGTTGGAAAAGAAGATGCTCATAGGATTGTGGAGAATGCAGTGTTCATCTTGAGCATGGGTACAAATGACTTTTTACAAAATTACTACTTTCTTCCTACTCGATCCCAcatgtttaccattgcccaataCCAACGTTATCTGATAAGGTGCATGGACATTTATGTTAAGGTAATTATATCATGAATCTTTCCTTTTGTTTTTGGCCAAATAAGATATATAACTACTTTAAGGGAAATTCATTGCCAGTACATTTCCATTAAAATTCAAGAATATCCttgttagatatatatatatatatatatatatatatatatatatcaatgaTCTTTAAAAAGTTTATAAATGGGTAGGTGTGAATGAACTTTCAAATTTATTATTTTCAAGATGGTACAAGCTGCGTATTATACCACTGTGATCCCATTAAACAGAAATTCATTTTGGACTAtaaaaactctttaatatgtggaaATTAACACTATTAATTAGTATTGAGATAGTGATATATAACTTTATGATTTTAGTTAGTGCTTCAGATAGTAGATGATCCTCAACTTTATAATGGAAATTACAGAAAATGCATTCACTGGGAGTGAGAAGATTGGCAGTTGTTGGGATGGAGCCATTCGGGTGCATGCCTTTGATAAGGACGTTAAAGAATAGTGATAAATGCGATGAAGAAATGAACCAAGTGGCCCTCTCTTTCAACCTTTTGTTGAAAGCGAAGGTGTCTGCACTGGAGGCAACATTAGGGATGAGAACTGGCTTTGTCGACATTTATGGTGTCATTCAGAATATCTTACGGTACCCATCAAGATATGGTTAGTAACTATCTAATTTATTTACCTCTTAACTAGTTCTCCTGCATATATGCTTTCTCAACTTGAGTGGACATTTTCAAACTCAAAAAAATTGAAACTTACTAAAGAATAACTAGTTGAAGTCCGAAGCTATACTTACAGTAATCGTATCCGGTTTTCCATTCTTAATCCTATAATTTACTAGTTAAAACTCACATTTATCTCTagaatttgtttatttttttacacCTGCTACATTTCATTCGGTATATCTATCCTTattcaattaaataatacttatttattcttttttattaCTATGTGGGGAATGTATAGAGAATAAATAGTCTCTACGTACGTATAGATTATAGATATGATATAAACTTTGCACTAATAACTgcgtaaaattttttttttgttttttgtaaaaccatatataataacaaaaataacaCTAAAAGTGCTTTAGAAGTatgtaaaacaaaataaataaaaataatacttttatgtTTTACAACATATTGCAATTAAAAAACCTTggaatttaaattaaattaaattaaattaaaaaaaatgtattaGGAGATAAACTCAATCTATAGATAGAATACGTAATTAGAAAGCTAGAATTGAAAGAGTAATGCATAAAGTTAACTACGTTTTCAATGAGCATTCTTAAGGAAGAGAATATTCAAATCTGATAAAAAATTTACAATGATCAAGTATAGTTGTTTTAAACTAGTTAAATGATCAATTATGTTGTGAAAAACTGAAAAGGGTTAATTAGAACATTATGCATTCAAtaaaaaaggaaaacaacatgAAGAACCGAACCTAAACTTTGTATTATCAGCTAATTTTGCACAGCCTTTTGCCCGCTTGGGTCGGAGATGTgtttaatgaagttttattttcaaaaaaagaAAGCTAATTTTGCACCATAAGTTAGAACATTGTGTATTCTCCCATGAACTTAAAGAATTGTTTCTGGTTGAATTGAATTTGGCAGGTTTTACCGAAACCAAAAAGGGCTGTTGTGGATCAGGATTAACAGAATTCGGGACGTCTTTAAAAGGGCTAAGTATGTGTGCAAATCACTCAAAATACATCTATTGGGATGCTGTTCATTTCACAGAAAGCATGTATTATATCATTGCAGACAAGGCTGTGAAATCTATAATCACAAGCCTTACTTAGCACCTCAATATTAGGGGTGTTTTCTATGGCTTTAGTTATAATGTTGTCCTCATTTACTCGATTTCATTCATTTGTCATTTCATTGTGTGGAAGAATTCTTATGATTACAAGTGTGAAATTATGTTCAGTTATATTTAATTATCAGATGTATGATTGCTAGCATTTTTTATGATGAAATAAAATTATTTCTGTGTGATATCATGATATATGTTGCACTTTACAAGATATATTAAGATGTGTTTATCCTGTTCTTTTAGGTTGGGCCTAATCTGGCACAAAACAATGCTTACATGTACATGTTAACCATAAGGTCGATGGTTCAAAATCTATACTATTGTTTGCTTTTCAATTTGTGCTAGCATGCATGGTTATCTTAAACGCGATATACAATTCATATATATTGTATTCATTTGAAAATTTTGTATAATTTAGAGAGTTTAATTTTTCGATTTGATTTATATTTGTAAAATTTAGTGAGTTTAAATtccacttaaaaaaaaaaacatcgctAATATATCGACCACCGTATTGTTGGTGAAGCATTCACAAAAGGGAGTTGAGAGGATATGACTGTACGGCGGACAAAAAGTGTCGCAAAATGATTGTATATGTCGATTATATGCTCCCTGTGGCGGATTCAAGATTTTATTCTAATGCGTTCCTTTTGATAAATTCTCtttaattctcactatttttttttctaaattctataaggttctcactaattttttttttttcatttttttccaaaCGCATTGATTCCTGGAAACCCACAAATGTGGGCTGGATCTGCCCTGATGCTCACAAAACTTGTAATGCCGCTTGTTATCCCATGGAGCCTTTGGCGTTGGCTTATATCTCACCTTTGTTGATCGAACATGACATAACTAAACTTGCTAACTTCGTCCTCCTCTAATTTCATGGTTCTTTGAGATGAGTTTAGCATGTTTTCTTCGTATCCCATTAACATGTTGCAACACTAATGTGTCACCTTAAAACACAATGGAAACGCAAATATAAAAGATAAAACTCTCGAAAGAGAAAATTGATGTAACATCGAAAGATGAAACTAGTACTTCAAGCTCATTTTTCTATATGGTAATTTAAATTAATAACTCTTTcgtacgacattattttttttataaaaattgtgacaaaaaaacgagcgttttttatctttaaaacgagtatactattactatattttcgaaaacccagttgcgtaaaacgcaatgaacaaAAAGcgtaaaaaatgacatttttctaaaacgcaatggaccaaaaacacaaagaaatgtcttatttctaaaacgcaatagctagaaaacacaaaaaaaatgtcttgtttttaaaacgcaatggcctcaaaacacaaaagaaagtgttctttctaaaacgcaatggactgaaaacacataaaatgtgttttagctaaaatgcaatggactaaaaacacttcaaaatgtgtttttctaaaacgcaatggaccaaaaaaacacataaaaatctcttttttctaaaacgcaatagccaaaaaacacaaaagaaagtgttctttctaaaacacataaaaatgtgttttacctaaaacgcaatggattaaAAACACTTCGAAATGtgttttcctaaaacgcaatgaaccaaaaaacacataaaatgtctttttttaaacgtaatggcctaaaaacacaaaagaaagtgttctttctaaaacgcaataggttaaaaacacataaaaatgtgttttacctaaaatgcaatggactaaaaacacttcaaaatgtgtttttcaaAAACGCATtggaccaaaaaacacataaatatgtgttttcctAAAACACAAtagataaaaacacaaaagaaagtgttttttttttctaaaacgcaatgcacaaaaaacacataaaatgtgtttttacctaaaaggcaatgaactaaaaacacaataaaatgtgtTGTTTCTAAAACCTAAGggactgaaaatacaaaaaacgGTGTTTTTTCATTACTCTGTAAAACACAATAACTTAATTCAAAAACtcagatcgtaaaaatgcaattcaaaaatttcttacatagatcgaagccgatttcttcagatttcttcaaCGATAGATGAAATTTGAATAtcagaaacacttatcagcgattgaATCGAACGGATCaagtgattcgcttcaaaatcacgggaaaacatgagaaattgtatgaaattaaactgagtTTCTtcaaaaagttgaagaacacgttgattgagtgtttgaatcattgaccggtgacgaaaatcgcactataatgtagtgattattgagatagaaagtgaagaaaaggttgacgatggtgggttttgaagttacagaGACAAGAAGAGAGAAAATTAgataaaattgactaaaataccatttctctttattttatattttggCACATGTCATAATTCTATTGCTTTCTATCAATTCTAGCCAAAATAAATTTTCTATTTAATCCTCATCctatataataaaattaaaatagtTAGCATAAGTGGGATGAAACATGATGGGATTTGGCttgtggtgttggttgttttTCAGACAGTTTGGGAACTAAAAAGGGGCTGTGGGGCAGGTTGCTTTTTAGTTCATCTACCAAGTGGACAAggcttggaattttggtaatatttatTGGCCCAACAAGTATATTATGTCTATAGGACCTTTGGTAATATTGGCCCAACAATACATTATGTCTATAGGCCCAAAGCTCAAGCCTATGTCACAAAACTATTGGGCCGCCCCTAACTAGTTTAGAGCACGTATCTTGATATGAAGAGTGACGATCACCTTTAAATTTGTTTCATCCctaaccataaccataatcatAACCAAATGGTTTGTTCGTATGATGAATTGATCAAATATTTATTGCTTTTTACTATTAATTTGGTTTGTATGTTGGTATAAGTTGCTCTTGTAACTAGATCACTTATTACTAGGAAAGGTTCCAGTACACAATACGCTTAACCTAAAAATAGTGAGAGGTAAAGTGCTCATATACAAATAACAAAGTGTTGATGTATTGGTATTTGAGCACCTTACTTCCTACATTTCTCATGTTAAGATCTATTGGTATTTGATCCTGCCTCAACATAATAATACTTATATATCTTTTAACATTATTTAGAATTCCAGACCCCACCTATGGATGAAACATTGTTGGGTATACCAATTAGAaataattagaaaaaaaaaacaattaaaggTCGGTTGGCAGACAATAGTTACTACAGCAAGATGAAACTTGCACAAAAGTAAGAAGGTCTTTCACAAGAATCTTGAACTTATATATTCTGTAAATCTTATCTTTTTCCGACAAAAAATCTGTATCTTGAATGCTTGCGTGACCATTTCTATTTAAGTCATTGTACCAAGGGAGAAACAAGTAAGCATCAATCATTTGTGCCCACCACAGAAggttcaataataataataaaaaaaaaaacccgataGCAGTTGGCATTTAATTGCCACCCGCATATTTATTCAAACTAGTATTACGACCCGccgcggcggggattctttagttataactaagtcgatttaggacccgtacgttatgttgaacctgtcaaacgggaaaaaatagacgatgtaaaaacgttcacccacacacgcacgttgcgtcgtgttaactcagaaaatttagaacgaaacgtaaaaacgttaaaccagagacgcacgttgcgatgtgttaagtcacaaaatttagaaggAAGCATAAAGCgtaaaatttgcggaaaatgaaaacaataaagaaacaaagttgaaagtaaaaaagttgtgagaaTATATCGCAAAAGATAAAAggttttgagttaaaagtaaaacaaatagtttttggttaaaagtaatttatgaaatacttttaagtgaaaagtaaaaaaatcaatttttttttttaaaaaccgccaaagccaaggttacaacaaccatatgcataaccattttttctttgaaaaacccccaaagccaagattacaacacttCGCGATATATGAAAAGTATAAGAGACCAaagttgcaaaagatgaaaagctttgggttaaaagtaaaaaaaatatcaaagtggttaaatcgcaaatgATGGAAACTTTTGAGTTAGAAGTGaaatatcaaattaatcaaaggggttaaattgtataagatggaacttttaaattagaaatgaaaaatcaaactaatcaaaagggttaaattaccaaagattaaaactttaaacttaaattgtcaaagattgaaactttagggttaaaaaggaaattttcaatttttttttgaaaaactcccaaagctAAAAGTACAACAACCTTATGCATAGTTATGTTGCTAATTTATAGGTTTTTAATATGCTGTTAACAGATGATGGCACCGTTGTTAGGggagggggtggtcactagtgaccattttttcatcactcacaatatccaatcatGTTCCGTCATATCaacaaccatttttccatcactcacaaccttttttagtggaggtggtcatcactcaccaccacacccaacaattcccccccaaccaacaattacactCACAAAACCAAATAATAACGCGTTGAAAAAATAACGGAAAATCGATTCCGTGAAAATATAACGCGTTGACATTTGTTGTGGGGGTGGGAATTTGATTGTTCCACGCGTTATACTATTTCCGTGATAAAAATAACGGCACCGCCCTGGGCGGCCTTATGGCTGCTTTATTTGGTTTCTGGTGAAAGCTCTATTAAATTGGCGACGTATTTTTGAGGGTGGGAGGTCGGGTTGGATATACCTAGCGGTACCAAGGTGTTAGATGAGACTTTGCCTTTCCAAGTGATGGACAACAAAAGTGTAGATTAGCAGTATAATTAGAGAGTGTGGGAGTTGGCGTTCTAAAAAGAAGTAGATATGTCCTATGTTGCCAATTTTTTATGGTAAAGTTATAGTTATTCTATATCTGGTAGAATACTATCACTGAAGTTAAGGGGGGACGGGGCACTCCACAGGTAGGGGCATGCCGGTGTTGAACTAGTGCCTTAACACCGCCGCCACCCCTAAGGGCAGGCAAGGCGGGTTCTCCAAGCTAGTATGTTTACCTGTGCAAGGGTAGAATTTGGTTGTTGACCTTGTGATTAGTGGGTGAGTTTTAATTGGTTGAGGCATTTAACTTTTTTAAAATCAAAAAAGAAATAGTTTATGGCATAGGTGCCGCCAGTGTTTACTAGCTAATGGGTACTTTGAGCCAAATTTGACAGGACAGATGTTGGTTAGTCAGGACTAAGGTTCATACCCTTGAGTGCCCCTTCTTCCCTAAGCTTAACAAATGAAAAAAACAAAGATTATAAATGAATAAAGGAATGCTCAAACTTCCCTAAGCATAACAAATGAACAAAAACAAAGATTATAAATGAATAAAGGAATATGCTCAAGGACATAAATGAGCAAACCATTGTTTATGTTCATCCATGCAACCATAAGTATCAAAAATCTTGTTTAAATtcacttattatttatttatcaaaTAAACGAACAGAGTATCATTGAACAATTGGTCATAATAATAGATGGTCAAAATCCATGATAAAACACACGTTAAACAAACAAACCACCGCCACCAACAAACTTCAACGTGTGAATTGTTGTTTCCGTCATAAAATTGACGTGTGATGGAAGGAAGGATGTGAGGGagtgtgagggtttattgttgggtgttgtgagtgattagcatttccactaaaaaaggttgtgattgatggaataatggttgatgacatggcggaaattgattggatgttgtgagtgataaatGGGTGGTGAGTGATAACGACCCCTACCCCCTAAGGCCTTTGGGTATACTTTAACCTAATTTAACTCCACTTAAGTGACACATCAACTTTTTTTCCTCATTTCACTTTGTCTCACTCTAAGGAAATggtttaacatgttaacacataactcaTTTTAACATTGAGTTTTagtctaaaaaagaaaataataattaattcaatctcttaacattgggttaacaagttaacacataactcatttaatgcactttaatACAAGTAGGGAGTGGTTTGCAATGTTAGTTAACATGCCATGTCATTGTTAACACTGTAGATGTTAGAGTACACCCCATGGACTAACAGACTGTTAACAAGGGTTGGGAAAATTTATAAGTTACGGGAAACAACCAGGGGCGGACGTTagtaggggtagcacgggctaccccttaaccccgtctccgtagtgtaaaaatacccctcaactctatttccgtagtgtaaaaatactcCTCAACTCCGTTTCcgttatataaaggatacccctgatcctaaaataaaaaaataggatACCCATAACGTTTTGAGCTAGTTCCGCTACTGGAAACAACATAACATCGTTTGTACAAAAATAATTACACTAATACATGTAATGCATAATATTGGAAAATAACATGAATCAAACCATGATGAAGAAACTGATTTCGATTTGGTAACGTAATAAGCATGGTTCTCCTAAAGATAGATTCTACAACTACTTCCAATTATCTCTTATCTAGCACCATATTAGACCCGATATAATTATCGTTAGATTAGATGTGATATTATGTAAATATAGTTAAAGGAGATGGTGTGTAAATGTGATTAGTATATAGTCTCATCCCCGTTGTAAACCCCCGTTACAATCAATCAATACAATAGTTTACAATCACACATTGTTATTGCCAAATCAGTAGTGAAGTTATATACCATTGTGGTTTAGTATTAAGTGAAAAATAGTCAAAAGGGGCTTATACGGCCATCACCATGGACCTCTTGGCTTGATCCTATCTCCCCAAGGGTAGTGACAATAATATAAACCATGTCCTCGGCGTTTTGATCCTATCTCCACGCTTTGGCAACAATTTACCAAGACCAAAATCTCATACCAAAACCTCTAACCATCTTTCAATCAATTAACATGTTTGATTCCACATACACATATAAAACATGAATGTTTTGAACTAACAAAACACAAGGTTATTAGTATGtttttaaggatttaatgaacTCACTTTCAATATGGTATCCATTACTTAAAGTCATTAAAACACACATTCCCTTTTTAATCCATAGCTTGTTTTAATTAACTTTCCATCAAGGGGTTTATTTCCCCTCAAACACCCACAAGAACCCTAGCCACTCATGTCTTCaaagatattttttttaacaaacttgGAAAGATTATATTAATCATCACAAGAACGATAATTACTTAATGATGTTGTTACAATTTTTTTAATGATTACAATGATTAAAGGAAGTCAGTAGAAGAATAATGTGTTTAGGGAGAGAAGGAAAGAATTGAGCCATGAAAATGGGAGGAGGATGGTTCCGTTTACAGATGCTGGTACGGGGCTTGGCCGTGTCTGGGAGGCACGGCCCATGCCTGGAGGATTTGATGGGGAGCCAGGCAACGCCCGTGGTCAGTTCTTGTGGGTCCCACTGGATTTTCAAAATTCTTCAGAAAATATTTTTTTCGTTTTATGGTCGAGGCACAACCATGTCTCGACTATGCGGGCACCGGTAGATCTTCGGAAGTTAATTAGGGATATTTTTATCGTTTTTCTCAAGGAATGGCCCGTGTCTGGGGGGCACGGGGCATGTCTTGGGCGTTTTGGATTTGAAAACGTGATTTTGTCGTTTTCTGCTAAAGGCAAGACACGTGCTTGGGAGGCACAACCCGTGTCTCAAGAATTTGACCATGAAACCTATTCTTTTATCTTTATCTATCCAGATACTCAATATTCATATATTATGGTCCCCGTAACTCATTTCCTAAACCGAGATATGCTTTTGCGAAGTTTTGGGCTTTTTTCTATCTACACCGTTGACTATTAGTTGGCTAGGGGGGCCACCATTTTGTCTTGTCTAGAGGAGACCACTACTATTTCATGACTTAGGATCATGCACAGGGCATGTCTTGCAAGTGCGACCCGTGTCTTGAGCTGCAACTTgacattttcttgatttttcttcattttcccttttttgtcattttgtagtccgattgtcctgaaaatcaaaagtaaagGAACTTATAACTAATGTATCCCGGCTTGAATCATGGATTCCAAACCGAGGCTAAAAAGAAGACTCAATTTTGTGGAACAAAAACTTACCTTGGTTTTTTATTTACCTTCCTCGTCTTTCTTGTGTTTCTCATAGGCTTTGAGACGTTCCACACATCATCGAACCCAAGGGATGCCAAGTTCACAATTTGTTCAAATAAAGCAACCATATGGATAAACTATTTGGCAAGTCCGTTATGAAACTTCTTCACTAACCTTGTTTCTTCAATAAGGGACCCAAACTATGTTTCTTTCGAAGATATTCTTGCAAACTTGCTCACAAAGTCATCTACCGAACTTGTATCCTTCATCTTTAAAGCTTCAAAGTCTGCCATAAGTGTTTGAAGCCTCACTTCCCTTGCCTGTTCGGTTCCTAGATGTTGAGTTTCAATGGCATCCCATCTAACTTTTGTTTTCTCAAATTGTGGTCTTGCAAAATCAGTTTCACATGTATTGATTTGATTGAAACACGATATGGATGACCATTTTTTTTTCTTGGCTTCCACCTCGTTCCTGGAATAATAACATCCCACAAGTCTTGAATGTTAGAAACTGGCTAGATTCGCAAAAGAGTAGTTGATAAAAGTCAACATTAAGCATTGTAACGATATTGtttgttctttttgtttttcacttgATCACTAATCGATCAGGATTCCTTCGATTCTACATGAGAAGGATTGTTGGTTTCTTATCCAACCATTCAATTGGATTGTAATTTTTATTAAGATTCTTATCTAACGCTTCATTAAAGCGATACTGTGTTGCTCTTTTGGTTTTTCACTTGATCACTGATCGATCACTATTCCTTCAGCTTGAGTTTGACATGAGAGGGATTGTTGGTTTCTTACCCAACCTTAAGAACAGATCTCCTTCTTTAAATTGGATTCTGATTCTGTTTGTCGCTAACTAGGGAGTTCGAACAATAACATCTAATTAGATTCTAAGATTTTGAACGACTTGGGGTATTGAACGACTTGGGGTATTAAACGACTTGGATGATATATTGTAAGACTTGGGTTCTTTTCTTGACCATAGCTTCCATTATGGTTTTGAATGACTTATTTCTTTTTTCTTTGGATCGCAGCTTCTGATCAGGGTTAGAGGTTTCTTGAACACTTTGTTTTTTCCTGGGATGGCAAATTTTGGTTGTGAttatctgtgacaaccctcaccaaatcaggtatccgtacgacttaattaatatttaattactgcttgattactgtgcttgcttacaattatggttaaactgctacttgaatactgatacatgcacatacttgcatcatactttatttacttgtcactccattatttacatacagaactttagtgacaaccttgatgcacaaaagcacagtagcacaatgaacggataacccattaaacgtgctgacatagcatagccagcaccagacagacactgcctctaaggcctgtatgagccagagatagtttactacactaatagagggtgtagggaaatgagggttgtagaactgcgtcactaggtgatagtaatagtgaccggatgtgcctaaaacgtactttaagtacaaaatcctgcactttaatataaaattcagcattttagctaactagtaaagtgcaaaaacgcggaaaaataatactagacactttccaaagtgtcgggaatgcttcgtgtcactaaaaataataa comes from the Helianthus annuus cultivar XRQ/B chromosome 4, HanXRQr2.0-SUNRISE, whole genome shotgun sequence genome and includes:
- the LOC110937258 gene encoding GDSL esterase/lipase At5g45950; protein product: MKHITLVTLNLVILMFMFQAVITCDARAMGYAQKLRVLATKYNVTSILVFGDSSVDPGNNNDLPDTWHKGNFLPYGKDFVHSFPTGRFTNGRLPTDFIAAALGYRKEIKAYLDRYLKEEDLVHGVSFASGGSGYDDFTANITNVISLNKQLEYFKEYKIRMERLVGKEDAHRIVENAVFILSMGTNDFLQNYYFLPTRSHMFTIAQYQRYLIRCMDIYVKKMHSLGVRRLAVVGMEPFGCMPLIRTLKNSDKCDEEMNQVALSFNLLLKAKVSALEATLGMRTGFVDIYGVIQNILRYPSRYGFTETKKGCCGSGLTEFGTSLKGLSMCANHSKYIYWDAVHFTESMYYIIADKAVKSIITSLT